The following proteins come from a genomic window of Gimesia sp.:
- a CDS encoding peptidylprolyl isomerase translates to MISKLIDNLWRPRRHQHHRRLKKTTAPLAATEKLEDRTLLSGQDLIAFGQALAAANVSLYGAVWDADTTAQKALLGDGATYINFVDITDNERNLNGSAADVGISDVQNLRPIWRLNNGTLIEGSSINSLQDLATATGIAITNSEGPYLKDIPTQNLFANTGLHVALDGFDPDGGPLTYTIESSNPNVSARLLTGNRSLRINVAGYGEMIFELFEGRASRATDRIIQLAQEGFYDGVSFHRIINDAIIQGGDPTGTGAGGSTYGSFDDQFHPELQHVQSGLLSMAKAQDDTNNSQFFITDRPLRRLDYQHTIFGFLTEGDDVRNAINDVKVVNTDDPFFDITMDSVEVFSDFENATLFLNAAEGYSGSSTITVTVTDQDGNQQQRQFQVNVTPDTIDLPYEDPVTDNIIFDSSDANPYLADIPTLQVRAGESIQYQLQAIDVDALAPNNGVPVYMNQDLLSDYGLYIPVTAPAGLINTIDLNNQGILTISPNAGLAPGIYQLTVAVGFQTSAIDYQVVTVVVTEPPVANNDFVALQGDTPASFDIFANDTDSDGSIDEQSAEIISQPTHGTVTLVQVGEDDYEIQYTADGSGYMGLDSFTYRVADNLGAYSNVATVQFSIAPEGVILVTNLTDTSPNNRVTLRRAIQAANSDTSIGAAPAGNGADIIMFDPALFNGTAKTLIISQDLEITDSLTIIAPTSAEGAPLLTIDAYQNDRHFLIDDGQVSDLTVRLENLKLTKGNLGDNGASIFNAENLVITNSEITNNQSTSGLGGAIYNTGHLEVYDTLFQSNSSLYSSGGAIVSQSGTVILNGSTVNQNTAEGFGGGIYAINSDVTLNNSTLSTNVSASGGGGGLYQNGGTLTINGSLITDNTTGAATDGAGLYLFDLTTTITDSTFYLNRSSGSGAAIRQSNGSLTVRNSTFYDNSALFGDGGAISSGALTTLLVNTTLSGNSASSSGGGIYFSNPVDFDSAIISNSTIANNTANQDGGGLYSSFDVITLNNTIVADNSASSSGDDISGYVNGSYSLVESTSGFTNQGSNFITGQDPELLPLADNGGSTLTHALTTTSVAIDAGNPAFDPSAFTPELTLDQRGSARVADGNNDTISRVDIGAYEAESVLASADMTVKWKATSTGSEGQVGSLPANVDFLDEFSPVTVEIWVSITNSTQNGVASAAVDFSFDATYLTVESIIYGAGFTQNQTGAIDNENGTITGLGASSELSAFGAETLVLMARVNLSVKPIDLNADGQYMQPVGNVDFEISNSVINSAVGAAMVTEGAAVNLTLVPALYDLNDSGKIDFGDLLLFVSVYNKTTGAPGADATWASDFDRSGKVDFKDLTLLAANYNKVKGGSSSFVYPTNFSEVWQQNNLVTAIVNSEDDNTQSLTSEEAAPVLEAAKQQVAASSDEITIEQLSDVKLEIVELPGNQLAKADSSTNTIYLDVNAAGWGWFVDSTPFSNSEFDATEDPRIFSAGLLSAASGQIDLLTVLLHELSHLLGHEHNSDSHLMEPVLETGERRLLDYGDSEATDEFFGSYLDPEFGGIN, encoded by the coding sequence ATGATCTCAAAATTGATTGATAATCTGTGGAGACCCCGCCGACACCAGCACCATCGTCGGCTCAAAAAAACAACGGCTCCACTGGCAGCAACTGAGAAGCTGGAAGACCGGACCCTACTCAGTGGTCAGGACCTGATCGCGTTTGGACAGGCTTTAGCAGCAGCGAATGTCTCTCTGTATGGTGCAGTCTGGGATGCCGACACGACAGCACAAAAAGCGTTACTGGGTGATGGCGCGACTTATATTAATTTCGTCGACATTACAGACAACGAACGCAATCTCAATGGCAGTGCCGCCGATGTGGGTATCAGCGATGTACAGAATCTGCGGCCCATCTGGAGGCTGAACAACGGAACGTTAATCGAAGGCAGCTCTATCAACAGTCTACAGGATCTGGCAACGGCAACCGGAATCGCAATCACGAATTCGGAAGGTCCTTATCTCAAAGACATTCCCACTCAAAATCTGTTCGCCAATACCGGTCTGCATGTCGCCCTGGATGGATTTGATCCCGACGGCGGACCATTGACTTACACGATAGAGAGCAGCAATCCGAATGTCTCCGCACGCTTACTGACTGGAAATCGCAGTTTGCGGATCAACGTCGCAGGCTACGGGGAGATGATTTTTGAACTGTTCGAGGGGAGAGCTTCCCGCGCTACCGACCGGATCATTCAGCTCGCCCAGGAAGGTTTCTACGATGGTGTCAGTTTCCACCGGATCATCAATGATGCCATCATTCAGGGGGGAGATCCCACTGGAACCGGCGCTGGTGGTTCTACCTATGGTTCATTCGACGATCAGTTTCATCCCGAGTTACAGCACGTGCAATCTGGCCTGCTCTCGATGGCCAAAGCACAGGACGACACCAATAACTCCCAGTTCTTCATCACGGATCGCCCGCTCCGCAGACTCGACTATCAACATACAATTTTCGGTTTCCTGACCGAAGGCGACGATGTTCGCAATGCCATCAACGATGTGAAAGTGGTCAACACGGACGATCCGTTTTTTGATATCACTATGGACAGCGTGGAAGTCTTTTCTGACTTTGAAAACGCCACGCTCTTCTTAAATGCTGCCGAAGGATATAGCGGTTCCTCCACGATCACGGTGACCGTCACCGATCAGGATGGAAATCAGCAGCAGCGACAGTTCCAGGTCAATGTGACACCGGATACAATTGACCTTCCCTACGAGGACCCGGTCACCGACAACATTATTTTTGATTCTTCAGATGCCAATCCTTACCTGGCAGACATTCCCACTCTACAAGTCAGGGCCGGAGAATCTATTCAGTACCAGTTGCAGGCCATTGACGTCGACGCGTTGGCTCCCAATAACGGGGTCCCAGTCTATATGAATCAGGATCTCCTTTCTGATTATGGTCTGTACATTCCGGTAACGGCCCCTGCGGGACTCATTAATACCATAGACCTGAACAACCAGGGAATCCTGACGATCAGTCCCAACGCCGGACTGGCACCAGGCATCTACCAGTTAACCGTGGCAGTCGGATTCCAGACCAGTGCGATTGACTACCAGGTCGTGACAGTCGTAGTGACCGAGCCGCCTGTTGCCAACAACGATTTTGTCGCTCTGCAAGGAGATACTCCCGCGTCGTTCGATATCTTCGCGAACGATACAGACAGTGATGGCAGCATCGATGAACAATCAGCGGAAATCATCTCTCAGCCCACGCATGGTACTGTTACGCTGGTGCAGGTTGGCGAAGATGATTACGAAATTCAGTACACGGCTGACGGCTCTGGTTACATGGGGCTCGACTCCTTTACCTATCGAGTCGCTGACAACCTGGGCGCCTACTCGAATGTCGCTACCGTACAGTTTTCAATTGCCCCCGAAGGAGTGATTCTGGTCACCAATCTGACCGATACTTCTCCGAATAACCGGGTGACTTTACGCAGAGCGATTCAGGCAGCCAATTCAGACACGAGCATCGGCGCCGCCCCCGCGGGGAATGGCGCAGACATCATCATGTTCGACCCTGCTCTGTTCAATGGCACTGCGAAAACACTGATTATTTCTCAAGACCTAGAGATCACAGACTCTCTCACCATTATCGCTCCGACTTCTGCAGAAGGGGCTCCGCTACTCACGATCGACGCATATCAGAATGATCGGCACTTCCTGATCGACGACGGACAGGTAAGTGATCTGACAGTAAGACTGGAAAACCTCAAACTGACCAAGGGGAATCTCGGCGATAATGGAGCGTCGATCTTTAACGCCGAAAACCTGGTGATCACCAACAGCGAAATTACGAACAACCAGAGTACCTCCGGACTGGGCGGTGCCATCTACAATACGGGACATCTGGAAGTCTACGACACCCTGTTCCAGTCCAACAGCTCCCTCTACTCTTCTGGAGGGGCGATCGTCAGTCAGTCTGGTACTGTAATTTTGAATGGAAGTACGGTGAACCAGAATACCGCAGAGGGATTTGGAGGCGGTATCTATGCCATCAATTCCGATGTCACGCTGAATAACAGCACGCTATCGACGAATGTCAGCGCTAGCGGTGGGGGAGGCGGCCTCTATCAGAACGGTGGTACTCTGACGATCAACGGCTCGCTCATCACCGACAATACCACTGGAGCTGCTACCGATGGTGCGGGGCTCTATCTCTTCGATCTCACAACCACAATTACCGATTCCACCTTTTACCTGAACCGCAGCTCTGGTTCCGGGGCCGCCATCAGACAGTCAAATGGATCGCTGACCGTTCGCAACAGCACCTTTTATGACAACTCGGCACTGTTTGGGGACGGGGGAGCAATCTCATCAGGAGCCCTGACGACATTGCTGGTCAACACCACCCTGTCCGGGAATTCAGCCAGCAGCAGTGGTGGGGGCATCTACTTCTCCAATCCGGTTGATTTTGACAGTGCCATTATCAGCAACAGCACCATCGCGAATAATACGGCAAACCAGGATGGAGGCGGCCTCTATTCCTCGTTCGATGTGATTACGCTGAACAACACAATCGTTGCCGATAACTCTGCTTCCAGTTCAGGCGATGACATCAGTGGTTACGTGAACGGGTCTTACAGCCTGGTGGAATCAACGTCCGGATTTACCAATCAGGGATCGAATTTTATCACTGGCCAGGACCCGGAACTGCTTCCCCTCGCCGATAACGGTGGTTCCACTCTGACTCATGCGTTGACGACAACCAGTGTCGCCATCGATGCTGGTAATCCCGCTTTTGATCCCAGTGCGTTTACTCCCGAACTGACTCTGGACCAGCGTGGTTCTGCCCGTGTTGCCGACGGTAATAACGATACCATCAGCCGCGTTGATATCGGAGCCTATGAGGCAGAATCAGTTCTCGCATCTGCAGACATGACCGTGAAATGGAAAGCCACCAGTACTGGTAGCGAAGGGCAAGTCGGCTCCCTGCCAGCCAACGTGGATTTCCTGGACGAGTTCAGTCCGGTCACCGTCGAGATCTGGGTCAGCATTACCAATTCTACTCAAAATGGCGTTGCATCAGCTGCCGTAGACTTCAGCTTTGATGCAACTTATCTGACTGTAGAATCCATCATATACGGCGCCGGATTTACTCAAAACCAGACCGGGGCCATCGACAACGAAAACGGGACCATCACCGGCCTGGGGGCTTCCAGCGAATTGTCTGCTTTCGGAGCAGAAACGCTTGTACTGATGGCGCGTGTGAACCTGTCAGTCAAGCCGATCGACCTCAACGCTGACGGGCAGTACATGCAGCCTGTGGGCAACGTGGACTTTGAGATTTCGAACAGTGTCATTAACTCTGCAGTCGGAGCCGCAATGGTGACGGAAGGTGCAGCGGTGAATCTGACTCTGGTCCCAGCGCTCTACGACCTGAATGACAGTGGCAAGATTGATTTTGGAGACCTGCTTCTATTCGTTTCTGTCTATAACAAAACCACCGGTGCTCCAGGAGCAGACGCCACCTGGGCCTCCGACTTTGACCGTTCCGGTAAAGTCGATTTCAAAGACCTCACCCTGCTGGCTGCCAATTACAATAAGGTAAAAGGGGGCAGCAGTTCCTTTGTCTATCCGACCAACTTCAGTGAAGTCTGGCAGCAAAACAACCTCGTCACCGCAATCGTCAATTCAGAAGACGACAACACGCAATCATTGACCAGTGAAGAGGCAGCGCCGGTCCTCGAAGCGGCGAAACAACAGGTCGCCGCCAGTTCTGATGAGATTACCATTGAGCAGCTCAGTGACGTCAAACTGGAAATAGTCGAACTGCCTGGAAACCAGCTGGCCAAAGCTGACTCTTCCACTAATACAATCTATCTGGATGTTAACGCCGCAGGCTGGGGCTGGTTCGTCGACAGCACGCCCTTCTCGAATAGCGAGTTCGATGCCACCGAAGACCCCAGAATCTTCTCAGCAGGCCTCCTGAGTGCAGCCAGTGGTCAGATCGACCTCCTGACCGTTCTGTTGCATGAACTCAGTCACCTGCTGGGACATGAACAC